A genomic region of Nostoc sp. UHCC 0702 contains the following coding sequences:
- the kdpB gene encoding potassium-transporting ATPase subunit KdpB, translating to MTTNIESSPSPRPPRVPQGTRDSRRHTPKADMRGLYQRAIKESFVKLHPRIAAKNPVMFVVWVGTIVTFLVTLDPNLFGTLQVDVNQQRLLNGLITLILFFTVVFANFAEAVAEGRGKAQADSLRSTRSDAIARKILPDNSIVQVNSTELRRNDLVKVIANDMIPADGEVIQGIGSVDESAITGESAPVLKQPGTDIASSVTGGTRLLSDELTIRITADPGQGFIDRMISLVEGAERTKTPNEIALTVLLAVLTQVFLIVVATMPPFAGYIANFISTVFGAEAGNSLRAGASVAILISLLVALIPTTIGGLLSAIGIAGMDRVAQFNVIATSGRAVEACGDINTLVLDKTGTITLGNRMADEFIPVNSYTVVDVARVALAASVFDETPEGRSIVKLAESSGVKVDFDLKQAEGVEFSAKTRMSGTNLPSGKEVRKGAVDAIKGFVRSRGGRIADDVDVAYERVSRLGGTPLAVCQDDQIFGVIYLKDIVKPGLRERFDQLRRMGVKTVMLTGDNRITASVIASEAGVDDFIAEATPEDKISVIRGEQSQGKLVAMTGDGTNDAPALAQANVGLAMNSGTQAAKEAANMVDLDSDPTKLIDLVTIGKQLLITRGALTTFSIANDIAKYFAIIPTIFAAAGIGALNIMQLKSAQSAIVSALIYNALIIPVLIPLALKGIKFRPLTADQLLRRNILIYGLGGIIAPFIAIKLIDIILPLS from the coding sequence ATGACAACTAATATAGAATCATCTCCTTCACCCCGTCCTCCCCGTGTTCCCCAAGGAACTCGTGACTCCCGCAGACACACGCCCAAGGCAGACATGCGAGGACTTTATCAAAGAGCAATTAAAGAGTCATTTGTCAAGCTCCATCCCCGAATTGCTGCCAAAAACCCGGTGATGTTTGTGGTTTGGGTAGGGACAATTGTCACTTTCTTAGTAACTCTTGACCCCAATTTATTCGGTACTTTACAGGTAGATGTCAACCAGCAACGCCTGTTAAATGGGTTAATTACCTTAATTCTATTTTTCACAGTTGTGTTTGCTAACTTTGCCGAAGCAGTCGCCGAAGGACGAGGTAAAGCACAAGCTGATTCTTTGAGGTCAACACGTTCCGATGCAATTGCTCGTAAAATACTTCCCGATAATTCAATTGTGCAAGTTAATTCTACAGAATTACGCCGCAACGATTTGGTGAAAGTCATTGCCAATGACATGATTCCTGCGGATGGTGAAGTGATTCAAGGCATCGGTTCGGTAGATGAGTCGGCAATTACTGGGGAATCTGCGCCTGTACTCAAGCAACCAGGTACAGATATTGCCAGTTCTGTCACCGGAGGTACACGCCTACTCTCAGATGAGTTGACAATTCGCATTACAGCCGATCCTGGTCAGGGTTTTATTGACCGGATGATTTCGCTTGTGGAAGGAGCAGAACGGACGAAAACTCCTAACGAGATTGCCCTGACAGTATTGTTAGCCGTACTGACACAAGTTTTCTTAATTGTCGTGGCAACCATGCCTCCCTTTGCAGGCTACATCGCCAACTTTATTAGTACTGTGTTTGGCGCGGAAGCCGGAAACAGTTTGCGTGCAGGTGCTAGCGTCGCCATCTTGATTTCGCTGTTAGTAGCTTTAATACCCACAACTATCGGTGGATTACTCAGTGCGATCGGGATTGCCGGGATGGATAGAGTTGCCCAGTTTAATGTTATCGCCACCTCTGGACGCGCTGTAGAAGCCTGCGGTGATATCAATACCTTGGTGCTAGATAAAACTGGTACAATTACCTTGGGAAATCGCATGGCTGATGAGTTTATCCCTGTTAATAGTTACACAGTTGTAGATGTGGCACGAGTTGCTTTAGCTGCCAGTGTATTTGATGAAACACCAGAAGGTAGGTCAATTGTCAAACTAGCCGAAAGTTCTGGCGTGAAGGTTGATTTCGACCTCAAACAAGCAGAAGGTGTGGAATTCTCAGCCAAAACTCGGATGAGTGGTACTAACTTACCCAGCGGGAAGGAAGTCCGTAAAGGAGCGGTGGATGCAATTAAAGGCTTTGTCCGTTCTCGTGGTGGTCGCATTGCTGATGATGTAGATGTAGCCTATGAGCGAGTTTCTCGTTTAGGTGGTACACCATTAGCAGTTTGCCAAGATGACCAAATTTTCGGTGTTATCTATCTCAAGGATATTGTCAAACCTGGCTTGCGAGAACGATTCGACCAACTGCGGCGCATGGGTGTTAAGACAGTCATGCTTACAGGTGATAACCGCATTACCGCAAGTGTAATTGCTTCTGAAGCCGGAGTTGATGATTTTATTGCCGAAGCCACACCAGAAGACAAGATTAGCGTGATTCGTGGCGAACAGTCTCAAGGTAAGCTAGTGGCAATGACAGGCGATGGTACTAACGATGCACCGGCCCTTGCTCAAGCCAATGTGGGTTTAGCAATGAACTCTGGTACGCAAGCTGCCAAAGAAGCAGCTAACATGGTGGACTTAGATTCTGATCCCACCAAATTGATTGATTTAGTGACTATTGGTAAACAATTACTCATTACCCGTGGGGCGTTAACAACCTTCTCCATCGCCAACGATATTGCCAAGTATTTTGCCATTATCCCGACGATTTTTGCGGCGGCTGGCATTGGCGCACTTAATATTATGCAATTAAAAAGCGCCCAATCTGCGATCGTCTCGGCACTCATTTACAACGCTTTGATTATTCCCGTACTTATTCCTCTAGCGCTCAAAGGTATAAAATTCCGTCCTTTAACAGCAGACCAACTATTAAGACGTAACATCCTAATTTATGGTTTGGGTGGTATTATTGCACCTTTCATTGCCATCAAACTCATTGATATCATTTTACCTTTGTCTTGA
- a CDS encoding potassium-transporting ATPase subunit F, protein MHILPISLPQVFAAITEIWLQWRKQKLPLYLFLAMCFNLLLAPVVYAATGGQFSHFQAWSLGLLGLVTLSLSIYLFFVMFVPEKF, encoded by the coding sequence ATGCACATTCTTCCGATTTCTTTACCTCAAGTATTTGCAGCAATAACTGAAATTTGGTTGCAATGGCGTAAACAAAAACTGCCTTTGTATCTGTTTTTAGCAATGTGTTTTAACCTTTTACTTGCGCCTGTTGTCTATGCTGCCACTGGTGGACAATTTTCTCACTTTCAAGCTTGGTCATTAGGATTGTTAGGGTTAGTAACATTGAGCCTTTCTATATATTTGTTTTTTGTGATGTTTGTACCGGAGAAATTTTAA
- the kdpC gene encoding K(+)-transporting ATPase subunit C, translated as MSFATEASRAIRSTIVFWVIGAIIYPFAMIAFGQIVLPSQANGSLIKDTQGRVVGSSLIGQPFTSDRYFNTRPSTTSYSTADPKKDEAGVLKTGVSGASNLAPSNSALLERIKGKDDPDSSKRAEGDLNRLKTAGVQPTADLVYTSGSSLDPHITPEAAKAQIARVAKARGIEPQQLETLINQNTDGRFLGIFGEPGVNVLKLNLALDALKSAS; from the coding sequence ATGAGTTTTGCAACAGAAGCCAGCAGAGCAATTCGTTCTACCATAGTTTTTTGGGTAATTGGCGCAATTATTTATCCGTTTGCGATGATTGCTTTTGGACAAATTGTGCTTCCATCTCAAGCCAATGGTAGTTTAATTAAAGATACCCAAGGTCGAGTTGTGGGTTCTAGTTTAATTGGTCAACCTTTTACTAGCGATCGCTACTTTAACACTCGCCCCAGCACCACGAGTTATAGCACCGCCGACCCTAAAAAAGATGAGGCTGGGGTTCTCAAAACAGGAGTTTCTGGTGCTAGTAACTTAGCTCCTAGTAATTCAGCTTTATTAGAACGCATCAAAGGTAAAGATGATCCAGATTCTAGCAAACGAGCTGAAGGTGATTTAAATCGATTAAAAACAGCAGGTGTGCAACCTACCGCAGATTTAGTTTACACCTCTGGTTCTAGCCTTGACCCCCACATTACCCCTGAAGCTGCCAAAGCGCAAATTGCCCGTGTAGCCAAAGCGCGAGGAATCGAACCCCAACAGTTAGAAACTTTGATTAATCAAAATACTGATGGTCGTTTTCTTGGAATCTTTGGTGAACCTGGGGTTAATGTCTTGAAGTTAAATCTAGCTTTAGATGCATTAAAATCTGCAAGTTGA
- a CDS encoding serine/threonine protein kinase: protein MCSGFADNQQYLEPLEENSNSELDKSDTLLNGRYRILEPLGQGGFGKTFLALDEKYLQNSQSFDYSTSNFCVIKQFLPRSQNGYYNQKAFELFQQESLLLAELAKHSQIPQLLNTFEQEGQQYLVEEWVDGQNLEQELAEAGTFNEADIRQLLGELLPLLQFLHTHQVIHRDIKPANIIRRRKDRQLFLVDFGIAKYNWQNLKTGTMIGSAEYAAPEQVRGKAEFASDLYSLGVTCLYLLTQMSPFDLYDCSENVWIWRSYLVEPISPSLEKILWKLVQPAIRLRYHFAAEALIDLNNLAKQFDGSSTFSANTDMDEENFETPYFGLKREADLLASVTSFADSSVASVTIFDPKTRIWHYIPAKTEGAELARKVAAFLAPRLAAAEATPPLQETKLTAVDQKTRHKLNKMYQIIVTAIAFTITCLALVLESNSISTNLKVEISRIFQQFMNIGQKEKPLH, encoded by the coding sequence ATGTGCAGCGGTTTTGCCGATAACCAACAATACCTAGAGCCTCTAGAAGAAAATAGCAATTCTGAATTAGATAAGTCAGACACCTTACTCAATGGTCGCTACCGTATCCTCGAACCTCTAGGACAAGGAGGCTTTGGAAAAACCTTTCTCGCTCTTGATGAGAAATATCTCCAAAATAGCCAATCTTTTGATTATTCAACATCTAACTTCTGTGTCATCAAACAATTTTTGCCCCGGTCTCAGAACGGCTACTATAACCAAAAAGCATTTGAACTATTTCAGCAAGAATCTCTGCTTTTAGCAGAACTTGCTAAGCATTCCCAAATTCCTCAACTACTAAATACTTTTGAGCAAGAAGGTCAGCAGTATTTAGTCGAAGAATGGGTGGATGGACAAAACTTAGAACAGGAATTAGCTGAAGCTGGAACATTCAATGAAGCAGACATTCGGCAGTTACTTGGTGAGTTGTTACCTTTATTGCAGTTTCTTCACACTCATCAAGTGATTCACCGAGATATTAAACCCGCTAATATTATTCGTCGCCGAAAAGACCGCCAATTATTTTTAGTAGATTTTGGGATTGCTAAATATAACTGGCAGAATTTGAAAACTGGAACCATGATTGGTAGTGCTGAATATGCTGCACCAGAACAGGTTCGAGGTAAAGCTGAATTTGCCAGCGACCTTTATAGCTTGGGTGTTACTTGCTTATATTTGCTTACCCAGATGTCGCCCTTTGACCTCTATGATTGCAGTGAAAATGTTTGGATATGGCGCTCATATTTAGTTGAGCCAATAAGTCCATCTCTAGAGAAGATACTCTGGAAGTTAGTGCAACCAGCAATTAGACTACGCTATCATTTTGCAGCAGAAGCGTTGATAGACTTAAATAATTTAGCAAAACAATTTGATGGTTCATCAACATTTTCTGCAAACACAGATATGGATGAAGAAAATTTTGAAACACCTTACTTTGGGTTGAAGCGTGAAGCAGATTTACTTGCTTCTGTAACATCGTTTGCAGATAGTTCTGTTGCATCTGTCACCATCTTTGACCCAAAAACAAGAATTTGGCATTACATACCTGCTAAAACTGAAGGTGCGGAACTAGCGCGAAAAGTAGCAGCGTTTTTAGCCCCGCGTTTAGCTGCGGCTGAGGCTACACCTCCTTTGCAAGAGACAAAATTAACTGCGGTTGATCAAAAAACTAGGCACAAACTAAACAAGATGTACCAGATAATTGTCACTGCGATCGCTTTTACTATCACTTGTCTAGCTTTAGTACTAGAATCAAACTCGATTTCTACCAATTTGAAAGTTGA